A single region of the Pyricularia oryzae 70-15 chromosome 4, whole genome shotgun sequence genome encodes:
- a CDS encoding minor extracellular protease vpr has product MHLVRGLVLLALAGASAALRPRAEPVEESSPGGSKTFIVELTKGCDVENARQELQRQAPGSKVRKTFESDVFTGLSVETTDHNVESIVRGLGDAVRAWPMRMLPNPAPIVGRSFTAEEGPAAAANYSLHKYTGVEHLHRVGLSGKGVTVAIVDTGIDYSHPALGGCFGQGCKVAGGYDLAGDGNYPVGPRQPDEDPRDRKGHGTHVAGILAGKTDSFVGVAPGATLLAYKVFGSGDGAFEDILIDAFLMAYKDGADVITASIGGVGGWSDNAWAEVASRLVDAGVVVTISASNAGQTGPFFASTGASGKNVISIASAEGGDLAAEPFVVTIGGTNESTFGYVPSNAAWNITTMPVVPTSLNTSVTDDACSPLPADFPSLDGAVALIRRGGCDYAVKQRNAEAAGARFVLVYNTPTSLWAAPFSSNTNSSLALVDVPGGEAMVRACAANQTVTVDFSRKPSHKVGVFNAAGGLPNAFTSWGPLFDMQAKPDVAAPGGNIFSTSLDGGWEVLSGTSMATPYVAGVAALYIERHGGRTLHGAALGRAVHRRIVSSGAALPWSTTDPLRTGVPNNDFGFFAPPAQVGSGMVNATKVVEYGTTIDFEPFALNDTANFQGRHEISLTNGGDAAVTYRFSLQPAGAVEMLQPFNQFGFRSRRIKDLESIATPVHIVPEVAMPDPVVVAPGETKKVVFDFSRPTVGVNETAMPLYGGKVLVTGDNAEALSVPYVGVAFSLAEQINPAWKSIEFGQWGTPPTKTWTFDLNTTVRGYPVMFASFEFGISELRWDIFEANWTEDRWSYPPVEGENGFVGSATSYSQPGRLSPFIYFDSATMQANDTFSFPLVDLVRSYPFITDSYQFWWLGAMADGSQINSGQYTMRFAALRPLMNPAKSESWAVWPVPQISVNRALSNATTQAPSGNST; this is encoded by the exons ATGCATCTCGTGCGCGGCCTCGTCCTCCTGGCCCTCGCCGGCGCCTCTGCGGCCCTGCGGCCACGCGCGGAACCCGTCGAGGAATCCAGCCCGGGCGGCAGCAAGACCTTCATCGTGGAACTGACAAAGGGCTGCGACGTCGAGAACGCCCGGCAGGAGCTCCAGCGGCAGGCGCCCGGCAGCAAGGTGCGCAAGACGTTCGAGTCGGACGTCTTCACGGGCCTCAGCGTCGAGACGACCGACCACAACGTCGAGTCCATCGTGcgcggcctcggcgacgCCGTCCGCGCCTGGCCCATGCGCATGCTCCCGAACCCGGCCCCCATCGTCGGCAGGTCCTtcacggccgaggagggccccgccgccgccgccaactaCTCGCTGCACAAGTACACGGGCGTCGAGCATCTGCACCGCGTCGGCCTGTCGGGCAAGGGCGTCACCGTCGCCATTGTCGACACGGGAATCGACTACTCACACCCTGCGCTCGGCGGGTGCTTCGGCCAGGGCTGCAAGGTCGCGGGCGGGTACGACCTGGCAGGCGACGGGAATTATCCCGTGGGGCCTCGGCAGCCAGATGAAGACCCGCGCGACCGCAAAGGACACGGCACCCACGTCGCTGGCATCCTGGCCGGAAAGACGGACAGTTTTGTCGGCGTCGCCCCCGGAGCCACCCTGCTTGCCTACAAGGTGTTTGGCAGCGGCGATGGCGCCTTTGAGGACATCCTCATCGACGCGTTCCTGATGGCCTACAAGGACGGAGCCGATGTAATTACGGCCAGCATCGGTGGCGTCGGTGGGTGGTCGGACAACGCCTGGGCCGAGGTCGCATCGCGTCTGGTGGAtgccggcgtcgtcgtcaccATTTCGGCGTCCAATGCAGGCCAGACGGGGCCCTTTTTTGCATCCACGGGGGCTTCGGGCAAAAACGTCATCTCCATCGCCTCGGCCGAGGGCGGTGATCTCGCTGCGGAGCCCTTTGTGGTCACCATTGGCGGCACCAACGAGTCGACCTTCGGCTACGTCCCCAGCAACGCGGCGTGGAATATCACCACCATGCCCGTCGTGCCGACCTCGCTCAACACATCAGTGACGGACGACGCATGCTCGCCGCTCCCCGCCGACTTTCCCTCACTCGACGGCGCCGTGGCCCTGATCCGCCGCGGCGGCTGCGACTACGCGGTCAAGCAGCGCAACGCCGAGGCGGCCGGAGCCCGCTTCGTGCTGGTCTACAACACCCCGACCTCCCTCTGGGCGGCCCCCTTCTCCTCCAACACCAACTCCAGCCTCGCGCTGGTGGACGTGCCCGGCGGCGAGGCGATGGTGCGCGCATGCGCCGCCAACCAGACGGTGACGGTCGACTTTTCCCGCAAGCCCTCGCACAAGGTGGGCGTCTTCAACGCGGCGGGCGGCCTGCCCAACGCCTTCACCTCGTGGGGCCCGCTCTTCGACATGCAGGCCAAGCCCGACGTGGCAGCACCCGGCGGCAACATCTTCAGCACCTCCCTCGACGGCGGCTGGGAGGTGTTGAGCGGCACTTCCATGGCTACGCCGTACGTGGCCGGCGTCGCGGCGCTGTACATTGAACGCCACGGCGGCAGGACATTGCACGGCGCAGCGCTGGGCCGCGCCGTCCACCGCCGCATCGTGTCGAGCGGCGCCGCCCTGCCCTGGTCCACCACCGACCCGCTGCGGACGGGCGTGCCGAACAACGACTTTGGCTTCTTTGCACCGCCGGCTCAGGTCGGCAGCGGCATGGTCAACGCGACCAAGGTGGTCGAGTACGGCACCACGATCGACTTTGAGCCGTTTGCGCTCAACGACACGGCCAACTTCCAAGGCCGGCACGAGATTTCCCTCACCAACGGGGGCGACGCGGCCGTCACGTACCGATTCTCGCTGCAGCCGGCGGGCGCCGTCGAGATGCTCCAGCCGTTCAACCAGTTTGGATTCCGGTCGCGGCGGATCAAGGACCTGGAGAGCATCGCGACGCCCGTCCACATCGTGCCCGAAGTGGCCATGCCGGACCCCGTCGTGGTCGCCCCGGGAGAGACCAAAAAGGTCGTTTTCGACTTTTCCCGGCCCACGGTCGGCGTGAACGAGACTGCGATGCCCCTGTACGGAGGCAAGGTGCTGGTCACGGGTGACAACGCCGAGGCCCTGTCGGTGCCGTATGTGGGTGTGGCCTTTAGCCTGGCCGAGCAGATCAACCCTGCCTGGAAGAGCATTGAGTTTGGACAATGGGGCACGCCGCCGACAAAGac TTGGACCTTTGACCTCAACACCACAGTCCGCGGTTACCCCGTAATGTTTGCCTCGTTCGAGTTCGGCATCTCCGAGCTGCGATGGGACATATTCGAGGCCAACTGGACCGAAGACCGGTGGAGCTACCCGCCGGTTGAGGGCGAAAATGGCTTCGTCGGATCGGCGACGTCATATTCTCAACCGGGGAGGCTCAGTCCTTTTATCTACTTTGACTCGGCCACCATGCAAGCCAACGAtaccttttcttttcccctcGTCGACCTGGTGCGCTCATACCCATTCATCACGGACTCTTACCAGTTCTGGTGGTTGGGTGCCATGGCAGACGGCTCACAGATCAATTCGGGACAGTATAC GATGCGCTTTGCTGCTTTACGTCCTCTGATGAACCCGGCCAAATCGGAGAGCTGGGCGGTGTGGCCGGTGCCTCAGATTTCAGTCAACAGGGCACTGAGTAATGCTACCACGCAAGCCCCAAGTGGAAACAGTACATGA